atccctatgtcggtgctaaccagcatattgacagactgtggcatcgcgtcgctgaagcctacctcacacacaaaccggctggggcgaagtgtcgcgttcccgaacaatgccggaaacagtgggagcggttgaggcctaagcttagtcgatttgccggcctctaccaaaacaatctccgccaggcaaccagcggtatgtccgaggaggatgtgaaGAACCGTGCCTTGGCGCAGTACCCCGACAAATCCTTGAAGTTCAAAGAtttcgaccagtgggaggccaatctcgtggtgaaggattcccaaaagttttgtgggggtgtcgaatcgggctggcagaagcggacgaagatcaacgcttccggtgaatacatcagcagtgctggttcgtaCGAGCTCCTAGAAGCCGaggaagtgtccccgctacctcaatcagactccCGCTGGCGtcgtcgcccgattgggcaaaaggctgcgcaacggaaggctaggggaagcagcagcggTAGCGGGTCGTTCAAGGTCCAATCGGATGCCCCTGCTCCCCCAGAAGAGTACGATCGTCTTGCCCGCGCGCAGATAATGACTAgtttggtccggaccatgcataggtggcatagcacgacagaTCCTGTGTAtaaaaggatgttgaaggatgtcatcgatggatgtcggcgcgatttggggatgccacccattggagatgatggcgccgagattagcggcggggacgacgggggcggcacgggcgacgaggacaacgcggagtgagccgagtctaaattttcccgtattatgttatttttattatgtaatttttttcttttttattatgtaatttttttttatgtaatttttttaatgaagcattTGCAATTTTTCcatattccgtgtcaaaattataattccgttacgtttataaataattgtgacttttttattgcgggaagtcctagtgggaagggcgatgggaaggacggattgtgaagggggtgtcctagtgacgtggcaggaggtgtttttgggaagtcctagtggatgtacGAATGagacatccgtgcattggagatgctctaataaaatGGATATAGAGTTTTAGATATCTAAACACTCTTgttaatttcaataatttgaaACGTTACTTGATTTTTGTGATTAtgaaagaattgaagaagctcaaAACACAAGGACATTTTTATGAACCAAGTTTAAAATATTCACGCCAAAGCGATAGGAAGAGTTGATTTAATCTGCATATCTTCTTCACTCCTTCAATGGCCGATTGATAAGCTTGCAATTCTTCCGCTAAACTCGTCTCCACCACTCCTCAAACGCATTCAATTTCAACATATCCCTCATGCTTATCCTCCAACCATGTTTCACCGCTCTTCCGCCAAACAAATTCCTCCCCTTCCGACGCGCCAAACCGCCTCATCATGCCGGATTTTATTCCGGTCTACTCTCACCTGTCACACGGCTGAGGATCAAGACTCCCCACTCCCAACTCGAAACGGACGGTTTTGCTGGCCGAGATGATGAAGAAGCCATCGATGTTTCTTGGGCTGGAGGCGGGTTTGGGGGTCGCCAAGGCGAAGATAATGATTACGATAAAGACCCTGAGTTCGCCGAGATTATGGGCTCCTGCCTCGATGACCCGGATAAAGCTAAGTCCAAGGTCATTTTTCTCCCTCGAAATTTTGGAATTAGAATTGGGGTTCATTTAATTGAATTTCAGcttaattttgttttagttttccTTATGTATGGTGTATGTAATTGTATGATATTGGAAAGATGGAGGAGAGGTTGAGGAAGAAAAGGAACAAAATACTGCACACGAAAACTGGCTCAGCAAGCCCAATGAAGGTGCATTTTAACAAGTAAGTGGACTTGCATTTGTATACCAAGTTTGAAAGCAACTTGCTCATCAGTCATGACTGATACTGTAGTAGTACAATTTTCTGTATTGTGTACTAGCTTAGCCTATCCAGACAGTTGAAACTCGAGATGATAATATCCAGCCATTGATTCATCCTAATCCGGTCTAAATCTTGAAGAGCTCATCTCCAATTGACTTTAAATAAAGGAAAAACTTAGTTGATTCAGATATATCTGAGGTACTTGTTTGGATATTCAGTTGGCATGATTGTTGACTTTGAGCATTATAGATGCATATGTCGGCTGATTGTTGGCCACGTTATTTAGAGATTCTGTTCGCTTGACCTATACTAGTTTGCATTATCTTCACTTTGGGTTTTGATTCAGTAGGAATTTGGTTTGCATTACTTACACACTAATTTTATTACTTGGGGCACACATCAAGGTATCTTAATCCCAGTGAATATCAGGATAACGTATGATGGGGATGGGAGGCACTTGTTTTCATAGTTATACATACTAAATGATATGGCAGACATTGCTAAATATGAGTAAAAGATGTAAGTTGCAAATATCTCATTCTGATGTCTCGCAATCATAATAtgaatatactactccatactCACAGTTTTGTTTGGAGAAACCTTGCACCAAAAGTAACAGTATTACCGCCTTCTTGTTGTCAATATATAAAAAGTCTAAGATCACCTTTCAAGAACATTGTTTAAGTGACCCATTTCCTGGATCATGTGGCCAGATTTGATTTCTCAAATTCGTATATATGGTTGGAATTCTACAATGCACCACTTGAGCAAGATATTTCATTGATCAGCGATGTGAGTTTCTATCACCCAATTCCTTTAATTTAGGCACTTAATCCAAGTTATTTATTCTTGAATGAACTTGTATTCAGACCATTCGATCATGGCACATTGTTGGACGTCT
This sequence is a window from Salvia splendens isolate huo1 chromosome 5, SspV2, whole genome shotgun sequence. Protein-coding genes within it:
- the LOC121802033 gene encoding uncharacterized protein LOC121802033, with the translated sequence MLILQPCFTALPPNKFLPFRRAKPPHHAGFYSGLLSPVTRLRIKTPHSQLETDGFAGRDDEEAIDVSWAGGGFGGRQGEDNDYDKDPEFAEIMGSCLDDPDKAKSKMEERLRKKRNKILHTKTGSASPMKVHFNKFDFSNSYIWLEFYNAPLEQDISLISDTIRSWHIVGRLGGCNSMNMQLSQAPLDMRPSYDAIQGANVSPTTFYNIGDLEVQHNLARIWVDIGTVEPLLLDILINALTQLSSDYVGIKQVMFGGSEFEGWEENLKSEDVGYNVHKI